From Fibrobacter sp. UWB4, one genomic window encodes:
- a CDS encoding MATE family efflux transporter, producing the protein MATDALKTNMDMLNGPLGRKILRFAVPLAATSILQQLFNAADVAVVGQFAGDKALAAVGANTFVINLLINLFVGISVGANVVVANSIGAQSYRAVTRSVHTSVMVSFFSGIFLSFIGVFFARQILSAISTPEDILDMAVRYLRIYFAGIPFVMLYNFIAAILRGKGDTKRPLYVLLATGAINVLLNILFVAGFGMGVTGVAFATVIANALSAGTLFYFLLHEVGPFKLEFWKLRITPVFFGRIMRVGLPAGLQGVVFSFSNVCLQSAINSLGSATVAASAAALNYEFIVYYWLNSFSHACVTFVGQNYGAKNIARCRSAVRWTILLASTSTLALSLLCCLFADQLLSVFTSDPGIIATGSIRMNVVVGLLFINVFLDVFSGALRGMGQSLAPALTCVVGVCGIRILWVIFVFPMYQNFTSLMVVYPVSWIVTIMVLVGIYVHRVKRLKF; encoded by the coding sequence ATGGCAACGGATGCGTTAAAGACGAATATGGATATGTTGAACGGACCTCTCGGTCGGAAGATTCTGAGGTTTGCCGTTCCGCTTGCGGCGACGAGCATTTTGCAGCAGCTATTCAATGCGGCAGACGTTGCTGTGGTCGGGCAGTTCGCGGGCGATAAGGCTCTGGCCGCTGTCGGTGCGAATACTTTCGTTATCAATTTGCTGATAAACTTGTTCGTTGGCATCTCTGTCGGTGCGAACGTTGTCGTCGCCAATTCCATCGGCGCCCAAAGTTACCGCGCTGTTACCCGCAGTGTCCATACGTCGGTGATGGTTTCGTTCTTTAGCGGAATTTTCCTTTCGTTTATCGGCGTCTTTTTTGCAAGGCAAATCCTTTCGGCAATTTCGACACCTGAGGATATCTTAGACATGGCGGTGCGCTATCTGCGGATTTATTTTGCTGGCATACCGTTTGTCATGCTGTATAACTTTATTGCTGCGATTTTGCGCGGCAAGGGCGATACCAAGCGCCCGCTTTATGTGCTTCTTGCGACGGGTGCTATTAACGTGTTGCTGAACATCCTCTTTGTCGCGGGCTTTGGCATGGGCGTTACAGGTGTGGCTTTTGCGACCGTGATTGCAAATGCGTTGAGTGCAGGAACTTTGTTCTACTTTTTGCTCCATGAGGTTGGGCCGTTCAAACTCGAATTCTGGAAGTTGAGGATTACGCCTGTCTTTTTCGGGCGCATTATGCGTGTGGGGCTTCCGGCGGGGCTTCAGGGCGTCGTCTTTTCGTTTAGCAATGTGTGTCTCCAGTCGGCGATTAACAGTCTCGGTTCTGCGACGGTGGCTGCTTCTGCGGCTGCACTCAATTACGAGTTCATTGTCTATTACTGGCTCAATTCGTTCTCGCATGCATGCGTGACGTTTGTGGGGCAAAACTACGGTGCGAAAAACATAGCGCGTTGCCGTAGTGCGGTCCGATGGACGATCTTGCTTGCATCGACTTCGACGCTTGCGTTGAGCCTGCTCTGTTGCCTCTTTGCCGATCAGTTGCTTTCTGTATTTACGTCCGATCCTGGGATTATCGCGACTGGTTCTATCCGCATGAATGTCGTTGTGGGCTTGCTGTTTATCAATGTCTTTTTGGATGTGTTCTCTGGCGCATTACGAGGCATGGGGCAGTCTTTGGCTCCGGCGCTCACTTGCGTTGTTGGGGTCTGCGGTATCCGAATCCTCTGGGTGATTTTTGTATTCCCGATGTACCAGAACTTTACTTCGCTGATGGTAGTTTATCCGGTCAGCTGGATTGTTACCATAATGGTCCTTGTTGGGATATACGTTCACCGGGTGAAACGCCTGAAATTTTAA
- a CDS encoding DUF4423 domain-containing protein has protein sequence MAEIFDYDDYRDMIKDYYLEHKKHNSLYSFSTLGKTLGLDSSHAYYIVQKKRNLPVHAVPAAKKMLGLDGRGAAYFDLLIVASRTKSEKTKAEILQKAFQLRDVKRHLLKDNELKYLSAWWTIVVRALIEVNHGNVNIPEIASSVIPPITEEQAQESIEILKSLGFIQPINNNSKVRLADPHITVQGAEKAEAIRSFHSKVMQFGIRSLSEIPPENRDISTITMAVDSKGFDDIKNMLKEFRKEIQIRVDKCIVPDRVMQLNLALFPVALNKKKEK, from the coding sequence ATGGCAGAAATCTTTGATTACGATGATTACCGGGATATGATCAAGGATTACTACTTGGAGCACAAAAAGCACAACTCCTTGTATTCCTTTAGCACTCTCGGCAAGACGCTTGGCTTGGATTCAAGTCACGCTTACTATATAGTTCAAAAGAAACGCAATCTTCCCGTTCACGCAGTTCCCGCCGCAAAAAAAATGCTCGGACTCGACGGTCGCGGAGCCGCCTACTTTGACTTGCTCATCGTGGCATCGCGCACAAAGTCTGAAAAGACGAAAGCCGAGATTTTGCAAAAGGCATTCCAGCTTCGGGATGTCAAGCGTCATTTGCTCAAGGACAACGAACTAAAATATTTAAGTGCGTGGTGGACAATCGTCGTAAGAGCGCTCATCGAGGTGAATCACGGCAACGTCAACATTCCAGAAATTGCAAGCAGCGTAATTCCACCGATCACCGAAGAACAAGCGCAAGAGAGCATCGAAATTTTAAAATCGCTTGGATTCATCCAGCCCATCAACAACAACAGCAAAGTCCGGCTCGCCGACCCGCATATCACAGTTCAAGGTGCCGAAAAGGCCGAAGCCATCCGCAGCTTCCATTCCAAGGTCATGCAATTCGGGATCCGTTCGCTGAGCGAAATCCCTCCAGAGAACAGAGACATCTCTACAATCACAATGGCTGTTGACTCAAAGGGATTTGATGACATCAAGAACATGCTCAAGGAATTTCGCAAAGAAATACAGATCCGAGTCGATAAATGCATCGTCCCCGATCGCGTTATGCAGCTGAATCTCGCCCTATTTCCCGTCGCTCTCAATAAAAAGAAGGAAAAATAA
- a CDS encoding M50 family metallopeptidase has translation MFNLYPQLLKFVAWLYDVVNCGTGFEGTAAVSGIILVAIILSLVIVGLLLNLIERLEFTFFCYFFGYKAAFYIVNYATLAGTILHELSHALFAFITGAKITEISFFDRDKESLGHIAYQPKGPFFLQAVQHSLTACAPVIVGIASFILVSYIFLTTTYGVWAQTLLIYLGISIINHSSMSTADLKLYLKGIWAIAIPLYAIIFVFCKMTLH, from the coding sequence ATGTTTAATCTTTACCCACAGCTCCTAAAATTCGTCGCTTGGCTTTACGACGTAGTCAACTGCGGAACAGGTTTCGAAGGCACGGCCGCCGTCAGCGGGATAATCCTCGTTGCAATTATCCTTTCACTGGTCATCGTCGGACTTTTACTCAATCTTATCGAACGGCTAGAATTCACCTTTTTTTGCTACTTCTTCGGTTACAAAGCGGCGTTCTATATCGTCAATTACGCGACCCTCGCAGGCACAATCCTCCACGAACTATCTCATGCGCTATTCGCATTTATCACTGGCGCAAAAATTACAGAAATAAGTTTTTTCGACCGCGATAAGGAATCGCTCGGACATATCGCCTACCAGCCAAAAGGCCCTTTCTTTTTGCAGGCCGTGCAACACTCACTTACGGCGTGTGCACCCGTCATTGTGGGTATCGCAAGCTTCATTCTCGTTTCATACATTTTCCTTACAACAACTTATGGGGTCTGGGCGCAGACCTTGCTAATATATCTCGGCATTTCGATTATCAACCATTCCTCCATGAGCACCGCCGATTTAAAGCTTTATTTAAAAGGGATCTGGGCAATCGCCATTCCATTATACGCGATCATATTCGTTTTTTGCAAAATGACGCTTCACTAA
- a CDS encoding type IV pilus biogenesis/stability protein PilW produces the protein MKKNSNWIKRVVCLLPIYVAMLVGYLYYEKKVEESIRYDDMIAMTNKCLRIGDWKCAEHYVRELLKSEPNDTNLQMHMAGILFEQERYKECINYIETLSFKHQDLDYLVKKSNALEQELKNLGVEKSMHFRLEFDGGPSKKDVMEALAVLEVAYDSISNLFDFLPENKISIVLYQEEEYQGTGPRPDWVAAVFDGKLRVPVNMMAYREVYRPVLFHELTHSFVRAMTHANVPCWMNEGIAQVIDGSHNNEERPVGAYPTVESLRKSFVKEKDSATVKKLYWFSRRMVEELLWRDGGGPDAFRKFAKCLQDLRELGMDGSLKKHYGTTAQDLLESVR, from the coding sequence GTGAAGAAAAATTCGAATTGGATCAAACGCGTTGTTTGCCTTTTGCCAATCTATGTTGCTATGCTTGTGGGATATCTATATTACGAAAAAAAAGTCGAAGAAAGCATTCGATATGATGACATGATTGCAATGACAAATAAATGCCTTCGGATTGGCGATTGGAAGTGCGCCGAGCATTATGTCCGGGAACTTTTAAAGTCGGAACCGAACGATACGAATTTGCAGATGCACATGGCTGGCATTCTCTTTGAACAGGAACGTTATAAAGAGTGCATCAATTACATTGAAACGTTGAGTTTCAAACATCAGGATTTAGATTACCTTGTTAAAAAGTCAAATGCTTTGGAACAGGAATTAAAAAATCTCGGCGTTGAAAAGTCCATGCATTTCCGCCTGGAATTTGACGGCGGCCCTTCGAAAAAAGACGTGATGGAAGCGCTTGCCGTTTTGGAAGTTGCCTACGATTCGATTAGTAATTTGTTCGACTTCTTGCCTGAAAACAAGATTAGCATTGTGCTGTATCAAGAAGAGGAATATCAGGGAACGGGGCCGCGCCCGGACTGGGTCGCAGCCGTGTTTGACGGCAAGTTGCGCGTCCCGGTGAACATGATGGCTTATCGTGAAGTTTATCGCCCGGTGCTGTTCCATGAACTAACTCATTCATTTGTTCGTGCGATGACGCATGCAAATGTGCCTTGCTGGATGAACGAAGGAATTGCTCAGGTGATTGACGGCTCGCATAACAATGAAGAACGCCCGGTGGGGGCGTATCCGACTGTCGAATCGTTAAGAAAATCTTTTGTCAAAGAGAAGGACTCGGCAACGGTGAAAAAACTTTATTGGTTCTCGAGACGGATGGTCGAAGAACTTTTGTGGCGTGATGGCGGCGGTCCGGATGCATTCCGCAAGTTTGCCAAGTGCTTGCAGGACCTTCGTGAGCTAGGGATGGATGGCTCCCTGAAAAAGCATTATGGAACAACCGCTCAGGATTTGTTGGAGTCTGTAAGATGA
- a CDS encoding asparaginase has product MKNIVILATGGTIAGAGEQGKDIGYKSGAIKAQTLIDAIPELKNVANICVEQFCNINSDDVTSEIWIALAKRIEELLQRNDVDGIVILHGTDTMEETAFFLSLTLDGFGSRVVGNVAKPVILTGSMRPATATEPDGPANLLFAVKSAVSCPPPSGHHLLVNAENTAGVYVAFAGKLMNARSVQKIHANDLDAFAELSCPPTTCHAREGGHLPLEKAFDISNMRELPRVSVLYFNADADAELVRFAAERSAGLVIAGAGAGEFSREWADALSDVVSKNKIPVVISTRINRGRIVPEQLLVPGTIAAYDLPPAKAAVLLRLALIVTTAPAAIQKFYQRYT; this is encoded by the coding sequence ATGAAAAATATCGTGATTTTAGCGACGGGCGGCACTATTGCAGGCGCGGGCGAGCAAGGTAAGGATATTGGGTACAAGTCGGGGGCGATCAAGGCGCAAACGCTGATAGATGCCATCCCGGAATTGAAGAATGTGGCAAACATTTGCGTGGAGCAATTTTGCAATATCAATTCGGACGATGTCACTTCTGAAATCTGGATTGCTTTGGCGAAGCGGATTGAAGAACTCTTGCAGCGAAACGATGTTGACGGCATTGTGATCTTGCACGGGACCGATACGATGGAAGAAACGGCGTTCTTCCTGAGTCTGACATTGGATGGCTTTGGTTCGAGAGTCGTCGGGAATGTCGCGAAGCCCGTGATTTTGACCGGATCGATGCGACCTGCTACTGCCACAGAACCTGACGGCCCAGCAAACCTCCTCTTTGCCGTGAAAAGCGCTGTGTCATGCCCGCCACCGAGCGGGCATCACCTTCTCGTAAATGCGGAAAATACCGCAGGTGTTTACGTAGCCTTTGCTGGCAAACTGATGAACGCCCGTTCGGTGCAAAAAATTCATGCGAACGATTTGGATGCTTTTGCTGAATTGTCATGTCCGCCTACAACTTGTCATGCCCGCGAAGGCGGGCACCTCCCTCTCGAAAAAGCATTCGACATCTCGAATATGCGCGAATTGCCTCGCGTCTCTGTCCTCTACTTTAACGCTGATGCCGATGCAGAACTGGTGCGTTTTGCGGCTGAACGCTCGGCTGGGCTTGTCATTGCAGGCGCTGGCGCCGGTGAATTTTCTCGCGAATGGGCAGACGCTTTGTCGGATGTTGTTTCTAAAAATAAAATCCCCGTCGTGATTTCGACGCGAATCAATCGCGGTCGCATTGTCCCGGAGCAGCTCCTTGTGCCAGGAACGATTGCCGCTTACGATTTGCCTCCAGCCAAAGCCGCTGTGCTCTTGCGCCTTGCGCTAATCGTCACGACCGCCCCTGCCGCCATTCAAAAGTTCTATCAGAGGTATACATAG
- the dtd gene encoding D-aminoacyl-tRNA deacylase, which yields MKFLIQRVTKAQVDIEGQTVGKIDNKGFLVLIGVGEGDTREIADRFIKKMLALRIFADENGKTNLSIKDVGGSLLLVSQFTLYANCNKGNRPTFNGAGNPTLANELYEYIIEQCKKEVANVETGKFGADMQVSLVNDGPFTIMLE from the coding sequence ATGAAATTTTTAATACAGCGAGTCACTAAGGCTCAAGTTGATATTGAAGGTCAAACCGTCGGTAAAATTGATAACAAGGGGTTCCTTGTACTGATTGGCGTAGGCGAGGGCGATACCCGCGAAATCGCTGACCGCTTCATCAAGAAAATGCTTGCGCTCCGCATTTTTGCCGACGAAAACGGAAAGACGAACCTCTCCATCAAGGATGTCGGCGGTTCGCTTTTGCTCGTATCCCAATTTACGTTGTATGCCAATTGCAATAAGGGCAATCGTCCGACGTTCAATGGAGCTGGTAACCCGACACTCGCCAATGAGCTTTATGAGTACATCATTGAACAGTGCAAAAAAGAAGTTGCCAATGTCGAAACCGGAAAATTCGGTGCCGATATGCAAGTGAGCCTCGTCAACGACGGCCCATTTACTATAATGCTAGAATAA
- the asd gene encoding archaetidylserine decarboxylase (Phosphatidylserine decarboxylase is synthesized as a single chain precursor. Generation of the pyruvoyl active site from a Ser is coupled to cleavage of a Gly-Ser bond between the larger (beta) and smaller (alpha chains). It is an integral membrane protein.): protein MNTPFYVFMKLLPKNAASRIFGAFTRLRIPFLSKIARNAFASYYKLDMSEAEYPLSHYKNIGELFIRKLKPGMRPVADGAEIVSPVDGVLSQTGTFDDDDQNLIQAKGKTYTLKSLLRNEEMAERFKGGAFATIYLAPFNYHRIHSPVKGDLVLSSYCPGTLWPVNAGSVERVEGLFCINERLTSVLRLADGSEVLVVKVGATNVGRIGVVYNESILTNAGKLPRDDKRVDWIPNQVYSFDRGDELGRFEMGSTVILVVDKKIRERHPDLFKSRLGQAVKVGEAL, encoded by the coding sequence ATGAACACTCCTTTCTACGTTTTTATGAAGCTTTTGCCGAAGAATGCCGCAAGCCGCATTTTCGGTGCCTTTACGCGTTTGCGCATCCCGTTCCTGAGCAAAATCGCTCGCAACGCCTTTGCTAGCTATTACAAGCTCGACATGTCCGAAGCGGAATACCCGCTCAGCCATTACAAGAACATCGGTGAACTTTTTATCCGCAAGCTCAAGCCGGGTATGCGCCCGGTTGCCGACGGTGCCGAAATCGTAAGCCCGGTCGATGGAGTGCTTTCGCAGACGGGAACGTTCGATGACGATGACCAGAACTTGATCCAGGCGAAGGGCAAGACTTACACGCTCAAGAGCCTTTTGCGTAATGAGGAAATGGCCGAACGTTTCAAGGGCGGCGCCTTTGCGACGATTTACCTGGCTCCGTTCAACTACCACCGCATCCACAGCCCCGTCAAGGGCGACCTCGTGCTTTCGAGCTATTGCCCGGGTACGCTTTGGCCGGTCAACGCAGGCAGTGTCGAACGTGTCGAAGGTCTTTTCTGCATCAATGAACGCTTGACGAGTGTGTTACGCTTGGCAGACGGTTCCGAAGTGCTTGTGGTCAAGGTGGGTGCTACAAACGTTGGTCGAATCGGCGTTGTGTATAATGAATCCATCTTGACGAACGCCGGCAAACTTCCACGTGACGATAAACGCGTGGACTGGATTCCCAATCAGGTGTATTCGTTTGACCGTGGTGATGAACTTGGCCGCTTTGAAATGGGCAGCACCGTGATTCTCGTGGTCGACAAGAAAATTCGCGAACGCCATCCGGACTTGTTCAAGTCTCGTCTTGGACAGGCGGTGAAGGTGGGCGAGGCTCTCTAG
- a CDS encoding GerW family sporulation protein produces MAIEKLAETLLEKLRFITKAETVIGEPIQAGETTVVPVSRVSVGFGFGGHQNKGDTSASGGGASVEPVAFLVIKGDDVRIMPITKDSSLASKVMEIIPDITNKFTSKKNADN; encoded by the coding sequence ATGGCTATTGAAAAACTTGCTGAAACTCTTTTAGAAAAGCTCCGCTTCATCACGAAGGCGGAAACTGTCATCGGTGAACCCATCCAGGCGGGTGAAACGACGGTCGTGCCTGTAAGCCGAGTCTCTGTTGGTTTTGGATTTGGCGGGCACCAGAACAAAGGGGACACGTCTGCGTCTGGCGGTGGTGCTTCGGTCGAACCGGTCGCGTTTCTTGTCATCAAGGGGGATGACGTGCGCATCATGCCTATCACCAAGGACAGCTCGCTTGCGTCAAAGGTGATGGAAATTATTCCTGATATTACGAATAAATTTACGTCCAAGAAAAACGCGGACAATTAA
- the serC gene encoding 3-phosphoserine/phosphohydroxythreonine transaminase: MANKVYNFSAGPSVLPEQALKEASAACIDFENSGISILSMSHRSKPIENMFAQTEQYLRELMGIPEDYDIVFLGGGCSLLFCMLPMNFLNQDATADYALTGVWANKAYKEAKQFGNALAACDTKSETYSRIDKNLKLSDNATYLHVTANNTIYGTEWHNFPKPKSGFLMADVSSDFLARKINVSDFGVVYGGAQKNISCAGVTVTIIKKGLLGKVNRTIPTMLNFQTHIDAANMFNTPPVFAVYVMNRTLKWLKDFGGVDAIEKVNRSKAALLYSALDNSKVFVGTAAKEDRSIMNVPFVFNKDVVAADKADDLAKEFLEFAKARGLQQLKGHRSVGGFRASIYNAMPVEGVQALVDCLGDFEKKVLG, from the coding sequence ATGGCAAATAAAGTCTATAACTTTAGCGCAGGACCGTCGGTCTTGCCGGAACAGGCACTCAAGGAAGCATCTGCTGCATGCATCGACTTCGAAAACAGCGGCATCAGTATCCTCTCCATGAGTCACCGTTCAAAGCCGATTGAAAATATGTTCGCCCAGACGGAACAGTACCTCCGTGAATTGATGGGCATCCCGGAAGATTACGACATCGTGTTCCTCGGTGGTGGTTGCTCACTTTTGTTCTGCATGCTCCCGATGAACTTCCTCAACCAGGACGCTACGGCCGACTACGCTTTGACCGGCGTTTGGGCAAACAAGGCTTACAAGGAAGCTAAGCAGTTCGGTAACGCACTCGCCGCTTGCGACACTAAGTCCGAAACTTACAGCCGCATCGACAAGAACTTGAAGCTCAGCGACAACGCTACTTACCTCCACGTGACCGCCAACAACACGATCTACGGTACGGAATGGCACAACTTCCCGAAGCCGAAGTCTGGCTTCCTCATGGCTGACGTGAGCTCCGACTTCCTCGCTCGCAAGATCAACGTGTCTGACTTCGGTGTCGTCTATGGCGGCGCTCAGAAGAACATCAGCTGCGCTGGCGTGACTGTCACGATCATCAAGAAGGGCCTCCTCGGCAAGGTGAACCGCACCATCCCGACCATGCTCAACTTCCAGACCCACATCGACGCTGCCAACATGTTCAACACTCCTCCGGTCTTTGCCGTGTACGTGATGAACCGCACCCTCAAGTGGCTCAAGGATTTCGGTGGCGTGGACGCTATCGAAAAGGTGAACCGCTCCAAGGCTGCTCTCCTTTACAGCGCACTCGATAACTCCAAGGTGTTCGTCGGTACAGCTGCTAAGGAAGACCGTTCCATCATGAACGTTCCGTTCGTGTTCAACAAGGACGTCGTTGCAGCTGACAAGGCTGACGATCTCGCCAAGGAATTCCTTGAATTCGCTAAGGCTCGTGGCCTCCAGCAGCTCAAGGGTCACCGTTCTGTCGGCGGCTTCCGCGCTTCTATCTACAACGCAATGCCGGTCGAAGGCGTGCAGGCTCTCGTTGACTGCCTCGGCGACTTCGAAAAGAAGGTTCTCGGTTAA
- a CDS encoding OmpA family protein: MKKLTLILALAQAAVFAQTGLLGGKTGLHQQDANTLGFFHFRLGTGGTIAIDNWGYTRGALFTDQHGRTQKLDVWDARMEKGRIDGALAGNFNFAFGLRDDLDIGVSLPIYYDHAKDYSGEAIRAHMGKGGLGDLQFYAKYRTPHWFGPDYMTTAAVVDLTVPTGWRGVGIRPRHAWFLDNEGGPTYAYTANSVMLGLTGVVSVDYTKKNVPLVWNSSLGLMIGFGDASNTLVYSTGVNWLVNDYFQPFLEFSGEMRFGNDAYPFSPITDPMVLTPGINVKIPFLNIDFAAGIDIGIGNLVDGYDRKDAMDNCKDFQIKYKGETGYRASYCYVAQPLIAGIAKLTWTFGFDGDDDNDGVKNRKDKCPDTFPPIVVDEDGCGIDTDEDKVFDGLDKCPDTPKGVPVDSVGCPFDTDEDGVVDYKDMCPDTPKGVPVDSVGCPFDTDEDGVLDYKDQCPNTPKGVKVDSVGCPLDTDKDGVFDGPDKCPDTPEGVAVDADGCPLDTDKDGVPDYRDKCPNTLPGIKVNKRGCPLRRKEDLDYLKKGIQFEFDSAKLLKSSYPTLDDIIALLEKIPEVKLEVQGHTDIVGTEDYNQKLSEDRAHSVTDYFESKGIAGERLRAIGFGTRVPVADNVTDEGRAKNRRVELIPFSYYTEGDSTVAAPSDSLLNDSTAVPPPTKSEVKPETKPEVKVRLKADPAKKVRSASKAGSKRKKEIEAKAAKAVEELKAEVKTKVEEIKAKVAPAAEKPAETPAEKPVAAEPAKASAPAPAAAETAPTP, from the coding sequence ATGAAAAAACTTACCCTTATACTTGCTCTTGCGCAGGCGGCGGTCTTTGCTCAGACCGGCCTCCTGGGGGGTAAAACTGGCCTCCACCAGCAAGATGCGAATACGCTTGGATTTTTCCACTTCCGTTTAGGGACGGGCGGTACAATTGCGATCGATAACTGGGGCTACACCCGTGGCGCCTTGTTTACGGACCAACATGGTCGTACCCAGAAACTCGACGTGTGGGACGCCCGTATGGAAAAGGGCCGCATTGACGGCGCTTTGGCCGGTAACTTCAACTTTGCGTTTGGCCTCCGTGATGACTTGGATATCGGCGTGAGCCTCCCGATTTACTACGACCACGCGAAGGATTACTCTGGCGAAGCTATCCGCGCTCACATGGGCAAGGGTGGTCTCGGCGACTTGCAGTTCTATGCCAAGTACCGCACACCGCACTGGTTTGGCCCGGATTACATGACAACTGCCGCTGTTGTGGATTTGACGGTCCCGACTGGCTGGAGGGGCGTGGGTATCCGTCCGCGTCACGCCTGGTTCCTCGATAACGAAGGCGGCCCGACGTATGCCTATACGGCGAACAGCGTGATGCTTGGTCTCACGGGTGTTGTCTCTGTCGATTACACCAAGAAGAATGTTCCGCTCGTCTGGAATTCTTCTCTTGGACTCATGATTGGCTTTGGCGATGCTTCGAATACGCTCGTGTATAGCACTGGCGTGAACTGGCTCGTGAACGATTATTTCCAGCCGTTCCTCGAATTCAGTGGCGAAATGCGCTTTGGAAACGATGCGTATCCGTTCAGTCCGATCACCGACCCGATGGTGCTTACGCCGGGTATCAATGTGAAGATTCCGTTCCTCAACATTGACTTTGCCGCAGGTATCGATATCGGTATCGGAAACCTCGTAGATGGCTATGATCGCAAAGACGCGATGGACAACTGCAAGGATTTCCAGATCAAGTACAAGGGTGAAACGGGTTACAGGGCTAGTTACTGCTATGTGGCCCAGCCGCTTATTGCTGGTATCGCCAAGCTCACCTGGACGTTTGGCTTTGACGGCGATGACGACAACGATGGTGTAAAGAACCGCAAGGACAAGTGCCCGGATACGTTCCCGCCGATCGTCGTGGACGAAGACGGCTGCGGCATCGATACGGACGAAGACAAGGTCTTTGACGGCCTCGACAAGTGCCCGGATACGCCGAAGGGTGTGCCTGTGGATAGCGTCGGCTGCCCGTTCGATACGGACGAAGACGGTGTCGTGGACTACAAGGATATGTGCCCGGATACGCCGAAGGGTGTGCCTGTAGATAGCGTCGGCTGCCCGTTCGATACGGACGAAGACGGGGTGCTGGATTACAAGGACCAGTGCCCGAATACGCCGAAGGGTGTCAAGGTGGATTCTGTCGGTTGCCCGCTCGACACGGACAAGGACGGAGTGTTCGATGGGCCGGACAAGTGCCCGGACACGCCGGAAGGTGTCGCCGTGGATGCTGACGGTTGCCCGCTTGATACCGATAAGGATGGTGTGCCGGATTACCGTGACAAGTGCCCGAATACGCTCCCGGGAATCAAGGTGAACAAGCGTGGTTGCCCGCTGCGCCGCAAGGAAGACCTGGATTACCTCAAGAAGGGCATCCAGTTCGAATTCGACTCGGCAAAGCTCTTGAAGTCCAGTTACCCGACTTTGGACGACATTATCGCGCTTTTGGAAAAGATTCCGGAAGTGAAGCTTGAAGTCCAGGGCCATACGGACATCGTGGGTACCGAAGATTACAACCAGAAGCTTTCTGAAGACCGCGCCCACTCCGTGACGGACTACTTCGAGTCGAAGGGCATTGCTGGCGAACGCCTCCGTGCGATCGGCTTTGGTACTCGTGTGCCGGTTGCTGATAACGTAACGGACGAAGGCCGTGCCAAGAACCGCCGCGTGGAACTTATCCCGTTCAGTTACTACACCGAAGGCGATAGCACTGTGGCTGCTCCGTCAGATTCGCTTTTGAATGATAGCACTGCCGTGCCGCCTCCGACGAAGTCTGAGGTGAAGCCGGAAACCAAGCCCGAAGTGAAGGTGAGGCTCAAGGCTGACCCGGCAAAGAAGGTGAGGTCTGCATCGAAGGCCGGTTCCAAGCGCAAAAAGGAAATTGAGGCGAAAGCCGCGAAGGCCGTCGAAGAGCTGAAAGCCGAAGTGAAAACGAAGGTTGAAGAAATCAAGGCTAAGGTCGCTCCGGCTGCTGAAAAGCCTGCTGAAACTCCCGCCGAGAAGCCCGTCGCTGCCGAACCTGCAAAGGCAAGTGCGCCGGCCCCGGCTGCCGCTGAGACTGCGCCGACTCCGTAA